In Luteolibacter sp. Y139, the following proteins share a genomic window:
- a CDS encoding helix-turn-helix domain-containing protein — MDQSTRDILGRHLQGLRLESGLSLSQLAADAGIAKSNLSRLEQGRGNPTLDTIWRLAIRLNVPFGTLIGPISVPIGSDGVQVRLLDQGKDDPHVDAYWMSCAPNTLREAEAHLPGSSEVITIVSGQLEVGTIGDTKMLSAGETHTFRADEPHLYRTGDTWATLLLAIIYEKRGKSCPAPKQ, encoded by the coding sequence ATGGACCAATCGACTCGCGACATTCTCGGACGGCACCTTCAGGGACTCCGCCTTGAAAGCGGCTTGTCCCTGTCCCAGCTCGCCGCCGACGCCGGAATCGCCAAATCGAACCTCTCGCGCCTCGAACAAGGCCGCGGCAACCCGACCCTCGATACCATCTGGCGGCTCGCCATCCGCCTGAACGTCCCCTTCGGAACCCTCATTGGCCCCATCAGTGTGCCGATCGGCAGCGATGGCGTCCAGGTGAGGCTGCTCGATCAGGGAAAGGACGATCCGCACGTCGATGCCTACTGGATGTCCTGCGCCCCGAATACCCTCCGGGAGGCCGAAGCCCACCTGCCCGGGTCTTCCGAAGTCATCACCATCGTCAGCGGCCAACTCGAAGTCGGCACCATCGGGGACACGAAAATGCTCTCCGCCGGCGAGACCCACACCTTCCGGGCCGACGAACCTCACCTTTACCGCACCGGCGACACTTGGGCGACTTTGCTGTTGGCGATCATCTACGAGAAGCGAGGCAAGTCATGCCCAGCGCCGAAACAGTGA
- a CDS encoding CDP-alcohol phosphatidyltransferase family protein, which yields MAPDLPRRNRLLLKTPLLLTLLRALLAPVVAALAMHGPHPAAFGLCLTLAFFSDIFDGVIARRLQVATPGLRRLDSAVDTLFYTAVTFAAWHLYPEAIRAHFPALLTLAALELTRYAFDFAKFGREASYHMWSSKLWGISLFAAFFALLALRQTGAWLAVPVYLGIIADLEGLAISCVLRKWRSDVPSLFHALRWREPDPT from the coding sequence ATGGCTCCCGATCTTCCCCGACGAAATCGCCTCCTGCTGAAAACCCCGCTGCTGCTCACCTTGCTCCGCGCTCTCCTCGCACCGGTCGTGGCGGCTCTCGCAATGCATGGTCCCCATCCCGCGGCCTTCGGCCTCTGCCTCACGCTCGCCTTTTTCTCGGACATCTTCGACGGCGTCATCGCCCGCCGCTTGCAGGTGGCGACACCCGGCCTGCGCCGGCTGGATAGCGCCGTGGACACGCTGTTCTACACCGCCGTCACCTTCGCCGCCTGGCATCTCTATCCGGAGGCCATTCGCGCCCACTTCCCCGCCCTGCTCACCCTCGCCGCCCTGGAACTCACCCGCTACGCCTTCGATTTCGCCAAGTTCGGCCGCGAGGCCAGCTATCACATGTGGTCCTCCAAGCTCTGGGGCATTTCCCTCTTCGCCGCCTTCTTCGCCCTGCTGGCCCTGCGCCAGACCGGGGCATGGCTGGCAGTGCCCGTCTACCTCGGCATCATCGCCGATCTGGAAGGGCTCGCCATTTCCTGTGTCCTGAGAAAATGGCGGTCGGACGTCCCCTCGCTCTTCCACGCCCTGCGCTGGCGGGAACCCGATCCCACCTGA